A single genomic interval of Oceanithermus profundus DSM 14977 harbors:
- a CDS encoding NUDIX hydrolase: MAKPEPVPGAGGLVFNAAGEVLLIRDRMGFWVFPKGHVEEGETLEAAAVREVREEAGVEARVEAALGVTRYTNDRGVAREVHWFRMRGEGPVRLEPGLTGAGFFDPEEAALRLAFAEDAALLRRALGRG; this comes from the coding sequence ATGGCGAAGCCTGAACCCGTCCCCGGGGCCGGCGGCCTCGTCTTCAACGCCGCGGGTGAGGTGCTGCTGATCCGCGACCGCATGGGGTTCTGGGTCTTCCCCAAAGGGCACGTGGAGGAGGGGGAGACGCTCGAGGCCGCGGCCGTGCGCGAGGTGCGCGAGGAGGCCGGCGTCGAGGCCCGGGTGGAGGCCGCTTTGGGGGTGACCCGGTACACCAACGACCGCGGCGTGGCGCGCGAGGTGCATTGGTTCCGGATGCGGGGCGAGGGCCCGGTGCGGCTCGAGCCGGGCCTCACCGGCGCCGGCTTCTTCGACCCCGAGGAGGCCGCGCTGCGGCTGGCCTTCGCCGAGGACGCGGCGCTCCTGCGCCGGGCGCTCGGGCGCGGCTAG
- a CDS encoding DUF1028 domain-containing protein: MQPVSTFSLVARDPETGDLGVAVASKFLAVGAVVPAARAGVGAVATQSYANTSYGPRGLAVLELGGSPEDAHRIFAATDPGHAQRQYGIVSAGGAAFTFTGDACHPWAGGRAGENYAAQGNLLTGPEVVEALEATFLERTDLPFPERLTAALLAADRAGGDQRGRQSAALLVVGEGKGYGGFNDRWIDLRVDDHPDPVPELERLLGIHRLLFNPARNARPLSDEEIRWIQAAAARLELYAGPIDGTWSEAVEAALKALLGRENLEERYTGGPRLEEEVFAALREAYGEA; the protein is encoded by the coding sequence ATGCAACCGGTCAGCACCTTCTCCCTCGTCGCCCGCGACCCCGAGACCGGCGACCTCGGCGTCGCCGTCGCCAGCAAGTTCCTGGCCGTGGGCGCGGTCGTGCCTGCAGCCCGCGCCGGCGTCGGCGCCGTGGCCACCCAGTCCTACGCCAACACCAGCTACGGGCCCCGGGGCCTTGCGGTCCTCGAACTCGGGGGATCGCCCGAGGACGCCCACCGCATCTTCGCGGCAACCGATCCCGGCCACGCCCAGCGGCAGTACGGGATCGTCTCCGCCGGCGGCGCGGCCTTCACCTTCACCGGCGACGCCTGCCACCCCTGGGCGGGCGGGCGCGCGGGCGAGAACTACGCCGCGCAGGGCAACCTGCTCACCGGCCCTGAGGTGGTGGAGGCGCTGGAGGCGACCTTCCTCGAGCGCACCGACCTCCCCTTCCCCGAGCGGCTCACGGCCGCCCTGCTGGCCGCCGACCGCGCCGGCGGCGACCAGCGCGGGCGCCAGTCGGCGGCGCTGTTGGTGGTGGGCGAGGGCAAGGGCTACGGCGGCTTCAACGACCGCTGGATCGACCTGCGGGTCGACGACCACCCCGACCCGGTGCCCGAGCTGGAGCGGCTCCTGGGCATCCACCGGCTGCTCTTCAACCCCGCCCGCAACGCCCGGCCGCTCTCGGACGAGGAGATCCGCTGGATCCAGGCCGCCGCGGCCCGCCTGGAGCTCTACGCCGGACCCATTGACGGAACGTGGAGCGAGGCGGTCGAAGCGGCGCTCAAGGCCCTGCTGGGGCGCGAGAACCTGGAGGAGCGCTACACGGGCGGACCCCGGCTCGAAGAAGAGGTGTTCGCGGCCCTGCGCGAAGCTTATGGCGAAGCCTGA
- a CDS encoding cytochrome P460 family protein — MKRWTTVLAAALALAAAAQTNPTAAELWSWLLDQNFAERWQHVPGEPAGKHAGGPPHGAIQQIFANDVAFEALAQKRFPLPDGAVIVKENYDAQGRLYNLAVMRKVKGYNPEGGDWFWGYFTPEGGVLFEGKPALCVGCHAQKKASDWIFSGQE, encoded by the coding sequence ATGAAACGATGGACGACGGTGCTGGCCGCGGCCCTGGCGCTCGCGGCCGCGGCGCAGACGAACCCTACGGCAGCGGAGCTCTGGAGCTGGCTTCTCGACCAGAACTTCGCCGAACGCTGGCAGCACGTTCCCGGCGAGCCCGCGGGCAAGCACGCGGGCGGCCCACCTCACGGCGCGATTCAGCAGATCTTCGCGAACGACGTCGCCTTCGAGGCGCTCGCCCAGAAGCGCTTTCCGCTGCCCGACGGGGCGGTGATCGTCAAGGAGAACTACGACGCACAGGGGCGGCTCTACAACCTGGCGGTGATGCGCAAGGTGAAGGGGTACAACCCCGAGGGCGGCGACTGGTTCTGGGGCTACTTCACGCCCGAAGGCGGGGTGCTCTTCGAGGGGAAGCCGGCGCTCTGTGTCGGCTGCCACGCCCAGAAGAAGGCCTCGGACTGGATCTTCAGCGGTCAAGAATGA
- a CDS encoding cytochrome P460 family protein, which produces MKRWWLVVIAALTLGAAAQMGGTAEALWKFLQSQGYTLGWHYIPGEPTGKYPGGAPHGAILRTFTNDIAFDALSAKTFPLPEGAIIVKENYTPGGELAAVTVMQKIAGFNPEGGDWFWAKYAPDGAVQASGKVGGCIGCHAQKKATDWIFSGNE; this is translated from the coding sequence ATGAAACGATGGTGGCTGGTGGTCATAGCGGCATTGACGTTGGGCGCGGCGGCGCAGATGGGCGGCACCGCCGAGGCGCTTTGGAAGTTCCTGCAGAGCCAGGGGTACACGCTGGGCTGGCACTACATCCCCGGCGAACCCACAGGCAAGTACCCCGGGGGCGCGCCCCACGGCGCGATCCTGCGCACCTTCACCAACGACATCGCCTTCGACGCACTCTCGGCGAAGACGTTCCCGCTGCCCGAGGGCGCGATCATCGTCAAAGAGAACTACACGCCGGGCGGCGAGCTCGCGGCGGTCACGGTGATGCAGAAGATCGCCGGCTTCAACCCCGAGGGCGGCGACTGGTTCTGGGCCAAGTACGCGCCCGACGGGGCCGTCCAGGCGAGCGGCAAGGTGGGCGGCTGCATCGGTTGCCACGCCCAGAAGAAGGCCACGGACTGGATCTTCAGCGGCAACGAGTAG
- a CDS encoding FKBP-type peptidyl-prolyl cis-trans isomerase, whose product MNASKDKVVTIAYTLTVDGETVDQGELAYIHGHQQIIPGLEKEIEGRAAGESFEVTVAPEEAYGERNEEGVQVVPRSAFPDDAKVEVGEQFYAQDDQGNPLPLTVTKVEGEDVTVDFNHPLAGKTLNFAVEVKEVRDATPEELAHGHVHGSGGHHH is encoded by the coding sequence ATGAACGCAAGCAAAGACAAAGTGGTCACGATCGCCTACACCCTCACCGTCGACGGCGAGACGGTGGACCAGGGCGAGCTGGCCTACATCCACGGACACCAGCAGATCATCCCCGGCCTCGAGAAGGAGATCGAGGGCCGCGCAGCAGGCGAGTCGTTCGAGGTGACCGTAGCCCCCGAGGAGGCCTACGGCGAACGCAACGAGGAAGGCGTGCAGGTCGTACCCCGCTCGGCCTTCCCCGACGACGCCAAGGTCGAGGTGGGCGAGCAGTTCTACGCCCAGGACGACCAGGGCAACCCTCTGCCCCTCACCGTCACCAAGGTCGAGGGCGAGGACGTCACCGTCGACTTCAACCACCCCCTCGCCGGCAAGACCCTGAACTTCGCGGTCGAGGTCAAGGAAGTGCGCGACGCCACCCCCGAAGAGCTGGCGCACGGCCACGTCCACGGTTCCGGCGGCCACCACCACTAA
- the cysK gene encoding cysteine synthase A gives MELEHAIGNTPMVRLRRLTEGGAEVWVKLEGANPGGSIKDRAAWGMVRGAEERGELRPGSGQWIVEATSGNTGIGLAMIAAARGYRYLNVSTEGLSPERRAILRAYGAELEFVPSAEGMRGARERARRIAEENGAWWADQFANPDNPRAHERGTGPEIWRQTQGRVDALVWGTGTGGTISGCARYLKAKNPDLLVVALEPATHQAIAGGPLEGHAFQGMGPGFVPENLDLSLVDEVWPVPRDPAFELGRRLWREEGLLLGLSSMANLWAALRLAQRLGPDKRVVTLSADSGLKYLNVAPYADA, from the coding sequence ATGGAGCTCGAGCACGCGATCGGGAACACACCGATGGTGCGGTTGCGGCGGCTCACCGAGGGTGGGGCCGAGGTCTGGGTCAAGCTGGAGGGGGCGAACCCCGGGGGCTCGATCAAGGACCGCGCCGCCTGGGGGATGGTCCGCGGCGCCGAGGAACGCGGCGAACTGCGGCCCGGAAGCGGCCAGTGGATCGTCGAGGCCACCTCCGGGAACACCGGGATCGGCCTCGCCATGATCGCCGCCGCCCGCGGCTACCGCTACCTCAACGTCTCCACCGAGGGCCTCTCGCCCGAGCGGCGGGCCATCCTGCGGGCCTACGGCGCCGAGCTGGAGTTCGTGCCCTCGGCCGAGGGCATGCGCGGCGCCCGCGAGCGGGCGCGCCGGATCGCGGAGGAGAACGGGGCCTGGTGGGCCGACCAGTTCGCCAACCCCGACAACCCCCGCGCCCACGAACGCGGCACCGGGCCCGAGATCTGGCGTCAGACGCAGGGACGGGTGGACGCGCTCGTCTGGGGGACGGGCACCGGGGGCACGATCTCCGGCTGCGCCCGCTACCTGAAGGCCAAGAACCCCGATCTGCTCGTGGTGGCGCTCGAGCCCGCCACCCATCAGGCGATCGCCGGCGGGCCGCTCGAGGGGCACGCCTTTCAGGGGATGGGGCCGGGGTTCGTTCCCGAGAACCTGGACCTGAGCCTCGTCGACGAGGTCTGGCCGGTGCCGCGGGACCCCGCCTTCGAGCTGGGCCGGCGGCTTTGGCGCGAGGAGGGACTGCTCCTCGGCCTCAGCTCCATGGCCAACCTCTGGGCCGCGTTGCGGCTCGCCCAGCGTCTGGGCCCCGACAAGCGCGTGGTCACGCTCTCGGCCGACTCGGGCCTCAAGTACCTGAACGTCGCCCCGTACGCGGACGCCTAA
- a CDS encoding FUN14 domain-containing protein, with amino-acid sequence MEALQPYIGQITFGGLAGFVAGYALKKVGKLTALVLGLFFIGLQVMAYYGFVEIDWTRIQASVDPLLGQEQLRSAWQRLLDVLTYNAPFAGGFAAGMVWGLRRG; translated from the coding sequence GTGGAAGCCCTGCAGCCCTACATCGGCCAGATCACCTTCGGCGGTCTCGCCGGCTTCGTGGCCGGCTACGCCCTCAAGAAGGTGGGCAAGCTGACCGCGCTGGTGCTCGGCCTCTTCTTCATCGGCCTGCAGGTGATGGCCTACTACGGCTTCGTGGAGATCGACTGGACCCGCATCCAGGCGAGCGTGGATCCCCTCCTGGGGCAGGAGCAGCTGCGTTCGGCCTGGCAGCGGCTGCTCGACGTGCTCACCTACAACGCCCCCTTCGCCGGGGGTTTCGCCGCCGGGATGGTCTGGGGGCTGCGGCGCGGTTAG
- a CDS encoding acyl-CoA dehydrogenase family protein: protein MEHLSYAYGKNHYLEDPDLRAVLAHFWPEARDREAELADWGAFMGREVYEAAYHVDQGAEPVLVMHDLDGRRVDRVRLAPVQRQVLERLRPIVRPPYEGGSWHHHFALGYLLADPGLYCILTITHQVAYPLHKYAPDLGAWKERVLYGDAWGATWMTEIQGGSDLGANRTVARREGGVWRLFAGDKYFASGAGLADVAVATARPEGAPAGPKGLALFLVPRLRADGTLNFTVRRLKVKSGTRAVPSGEVELEGSEAYLIGRAEEGIYYTLETLTVSRLANAVAAMGIAGKAILEVRERVQRREAFGRPLAAWPLVRHDLLELAVRQAGGLALAFAAVDAFDRAWADRPPYTERYHFARFLSHLAKNRTADHAAAITRLAMELFGGLGFLEEYAVARWHREALITPIWEGPSNVQALDLLEAMQKKRAHEPFLAWLEERLARRSEPGAEAALAAARRTLAELAAAEPEAAVWTAKTALARLADAAAVAALYGLADGPGGRYRELAELYADRFLRGEPFPAAAAHRTEVFLPGRGPS, encoded by the coding sequence ATGGAACACCTCTCGTACGCCTACGGCAAGAACCACTACCTCGAAGACCCCGACCTGCGCGCGGTGCTGGCGCATTTCTGGCCCGAAGCCCGGGACCGCGAGGCGGAGCTCGCCGACTGGGGCGCGTTCATGGGGCGCGAGGTCTACGAGGCGGCCTACCACGTGGACCAGGGGGCGGAGCCGGTGCTGGTGATGCACGACCTCGACGGCCGGCGCGTCGACCGGGTGCGGCTGGCCCCGGTGCAGCGGCAGGTGCTCGAGCGCCTGCGCCCGATCGTGCGCCCGCCCTACGAAGGGGGCAGCTGGCACCACCACTTCGCCCTCGGCTACCTGCTCGCCGACCCCGGCCTCTACTGCATCCTCACGATCACCCACCAGGTGGCCTACCCCCTGCACAAGTACGCCCCCGACCTGGGCGCCTGGAAGGAGCGCGTCCTCTACGGGGACGCCTGGGGCGCCACCTGGATGACCGAGATCCAGGGCGGCAGCGACCTGGGGGCGAACCGCACCGTCGCCCGGCGCGAAGGCGGGGTTTGGCGGCTGTTCGCCGGCGACAAGTACTTCGCCTCGGGCGCGGGCCTGGCCGACGTGGCCGTGGCCACGGCCCGGCCCGAGGGGGCGCCCGCGGGGCCCAAGGGGCTGGCGCTCTTCCTGGTGCCGCGGCTGCGCGCGGACGGGACCCTCAACTTCACGGTGCGCCGGCTCAAGGTCAAGAGCGGCACCCGTGCGGTGCCCTCGGGCGAGGTCGAGCTCGAGGGCAGCGAGGCCTACCTGATCGGCCGTGCCGAGGAGGGCATCTACTACACCCTCGAGACCCTGACGGTTTCGCGGCTGGCCAACGCCGTCGCCGCGATGGGGATCGCGGGCAAGGCGATTTTGGAGGTGCGCGAACGGGTGCAGCGGCGCGAGGCCTTCGGACGGCCGCTGGCGGCGTGGCCGCTGGTGCGGCACGACCTGCTCGAGCTGGCGGTGCGTCAGGCCGGCGGGCTGGCCCTCGCCTTCGCCGCCGTCGACGCCTTCGACCGCGCCTGGGCCGACCGCCCGCCCTACACCGAGCGCTACCACTTCGCCCGCTTCCTCTCGCACCTGGCCAAGAACCGCACCGCCGACCACGCCGCCGCGATCACCCGGCTGGCGATGGAGCTCTTCGGGGGGTTGGGCTTTTTAGAGGAGTACGCGGTGGCGCGCTGGCACCGCGAGGCGCTGATCACCCCGATCTGGGAGGGGCCGAGCAACGTCCAGGCCCTCGACCTGCTCGAGGCCATGCAAAAGAAACGGGCCCACGAACCCTTCCTCGCCTGGCTCGAGGAGCGGCTGGCCCGGCGAAGCGAGCCCGGCGCGGAGGCCGCGCTGGCCGCGGCCCGCCGCACCCTCGCCGAGCTGGCCGCGGCGGAGCCCGAAGCGGCCGTCTGGACGGCCAAGACGGCGCTCGCCCGGCTTGCCGACGCGGCGGCGGTGGCCGCCCTGTACGGGCTCGCGGACGGGCCCGGAGGCCGCTACCGCGAGCTCGCGGAGCTCTACGCGGACCGCTTCCTGCGCGGCGAACCCTTCCCGGCCGCGGCGGCGCACCGCACCGAGGTTTTCCTGCCGGGGAGGGGGCCGTCTTGA
- a CDS encoding maltose ABC transporter substrate-binding protein — protein sequence MKKLWMAALVLLMGMAMAAGQITVWTHFGGPELEFLKDQAQRYEKATGVKVQVVEVPFGDIKQKFILGAPQGEAADLVVTVPHDWVGEMAAAGVLEPVGKYATQDYLSGLMPVAVDAFSYGGKLFGLPMNAESVALIYNKDLVQTPPATWDEFLALAKKYTTGDTFGFLYDLGNPYFNYGWFKAYGAYVFGKNPDGSLNPGDLGLGGEPGYKAGQFIKDLRYKYELIPEGVDYGVADGAFKDGVLAMILNGPWALGDYKKAGLNFGIAPLPAPPGGDAWGPFVGVQGVVVNAYSKNKIAAVNFAKALVNPANQVAFNKAGGRIPVSLGALEQLKDDPVVKGFSTTIAMGDPMPNIPAMGKVWGPWGNALALITQKPDSDVKKIIDDMVAEITKAIKGE from the coding sequence ATGAAGAAACTCTGGATGGCAGCCCTGGTGCTGCTGATGGGCATGGCCATGGCTGCGGGACAGATCACCGTCTGGACGCACTTCGGTGGGCCCGAGCTCGAGTTCCTGAAGGATCAGGCTCAGCGCTACGAGAAGGCGACCGGCGTCAAGGTCCAGGTCGTCGAGGTGCCCTTCGGCGACATCAAGCAGAAGTTCATCCTGGGCGCCCCCCAGGGCGAGGCGGCCGACCTGGTGGTCACCGTGCCCCACGACTGGGTGGGCGAGATGGCGGCGGCCGGGGTGCTCGAGCCCGTGGGCAAGTACGCCACCCAGGACTACCTCTCGGGGCTGATGCCGGTGGCCGTGGACGCCTTCAGCTACGGCGGCAAGCTCTTCGGCCTGCCGATGAACGCCGAGTCGGTGGCCCTGATCTACAACAAGGACCTGGTCCAGACCCCGCCGGCGACCTGGGACGAGTTCCTGGCCCTCGCGAAGAAGTACACCACCGGCGACACCTTCGGCTTCCTCTACGACCTCGGCAACCCCTACTTCAACTACGGTTGGTTCAAGGCCTACGGGGCCTACGTCTTCGGTAAGAATCCCGACGGCAGCCTCAACCCGGGCGACCTGGGCCTCGGCGGCGAGCCGGGCTACAAGGCGGGCCAGTTCATCAAGGACCTGCGCTACAAGTACGAGCTGATCCCCGAGGGCGTGGACTACGGCGTGGCCGACGGCGCCTTCAAGGACGGCGTGCTGGCCATGATCCTCAACGGCCCCTGGGCGCTGGGCGACTACAAGAAGGCCGGGCTCAACTTCGGCATCGCGCCGCTGCCCGCGCCTCCCGGCGGCGACGCCTGGGGTCCCTTCGTGGGCGTGCAGGGCGTGGTCGTGAACGCCTACTCGAAGAACAAGATCGCCGCGGTGAACTTCGCCAAGGCGCTCGTCAACCCCGCCAACCAGGTGGCCTTCAACAAGGCCGGCGGCCGCATTCCGGTCTCGCTCGGCGCCCTCGAGCAGCTTAAGGACGATCCCGTGGTCAAGGGCTTCTCGACCACCATCGCCATGGGCGACCCCATGCCCAACATCCCGGCGATGGGCAAGGTCTGGGGCCCCTGGGGGAACGCGCTCGCGCTCATCACCCAGAAGCCCGATTCGGACGTGAAGAAGATCATCGACGACATGGTCGCCGAGATCACCAAGGCCATCAAGGGCGAGTAA
- a CDS encoding ABC transporter permease subunit: MVIAFAAGAATFFALESAAMAAGRPEGVPNWWILVTSVAFFLPVLFLLGRTFPFLTDWYYLLPAIVFLLVFTVYPIVLTVYLAFTDYSGARNGFPDRATETAVAQVEGARITLAADPLRALGCGESCVDERLELVGDGHRARFRVIAEAGSTLTLDRTPAFAPRYAYRVNAYHFIGFKNFVFIFKNASKALWPVFVWNVVFAAFTVLSTALVGLLLGVLLNNKDLKLRNLYRTLLIISWALPGVITIQMWVALLNKQFGAINRLLGLLGVYPIPWLLDPLWAKVSVLLVNLWLGFPYMMTATLGALSTIPDELYEAAKVDGANALDAFQYITLPLLKTAFVPILLASFAFNFNNFNVIYLLTGGGPATEGQLSTAQATDILISWAYKTAFRSEGQSAYGLGAAISLVIFVLTVGISLVNFRVSGALREEGRR, encoded by the coding sequence ATGGTGATCGCCTTCGCCGCGGGCGCGGCGACCTTCTTCGCGCTCGAGTCCGCCGCCATGGCAGCAGGCCGGCCCGAAGGCGTGCCCAACTGGTGGATCCTGGTCACCTCGGTGGCCTTTTTTCTTCCCGTCCTCTTCCTCCTGGGCCGCACCTTCCCCTTCCTCACCGACTGGTACTACCTGCTGCCGGCGATCGTCTTCCTGCTCGTCTTCACCGTCTACCCGATCGTGCTGACCGTCTACCTGGCCTTCACCGACTACTCGGGGGCCCGGAACGGTTTTCCCGACCGCGCGACCGAGACGGCGGTCGCCCAGGTGGAGGGGGCCCGCATCACCCTCGCCGCCGACCCGCTCCGGGCGCTCGGCTGCGGCGAGAGCTGCGTGGACGAACGGCTCGAGCTCGTGGGCGATGGCCACCGGGCGCGCTTCCGGGTGATCGCCGAGGCGGGCTCCACCCTCACCCTCGACCGTACGCCGGCGTTCGCCCCCCGCTACGCCTACCGGGTCAACGCCTACCACTTCATCGGTTTCAAGAACTTCGTTTTCATCTTCAAGAACGCCTCGAAGGCGCTCTGGCCGGTCTTCGTCTGGAACGTGGTCTTCGCCGCGTTCACGGTGCTCTCGACCGCGCTGGTGGGCCTGCTGCTGGGCGTGCTGCTGAACAACAAGGACCTCAAACTGCGCAACCTCTACCGGACGCTGCTCATCATTTCCTGGGCGCTTCCGGGCGTGATCACCATCCAGATGTGGGTGGCGCTGCTCAACAAACAGTTCGGCGCCATCAACCGGCTCCTGGGGCTCTTGGGCGTCTACCCGATCCCCTGGCTGCTCGACCCGCTCTGGGCCAAGGTCTCGGTGCTGCTCGTCAACCTCTGGCTGGGCTTCCCCTACATGATGACGGCCACGCTGGGGGCGCTTTCGACGATCCCCGACGAGCTCTACGAGGCGGCCAAGGTCGACGGGGCCAACGCGCTCGACGCTTTCCAGTACATCACCCTGCCGCTCCTCAAGACCGCCTTCGTCCCCATCCTGCTGGCTTCCTTCGCCTTCAACTTCAACAACTTCAACGTCATCTACCTGCTCACCGGCGGCGGGCCCGCCACCGAGGGGCAGCTCTCCACCGCCCAGGCGACGGACATCCTCATCTCCTGGGCCTACAAGACGGCCTTTCGCTCCGAGGGGCAGTCGGCCTACGGCCTGGGGGCGGCGATCAGCCTGGTCATCTTCGTGCTTACCGTGGGCATCAGCCTGGTCAACTTCCGCGTGAGCGGCGCCCTGCGTGAGGAGGGACGGCGGTGA
- a CDS encoding sugar ABC transporter permease: MGLAELGAYTWGLGIELAGRVQPKPAFGAVFVPGGWRYVLAGYAAAVVFLFVYSWAVIKVGNYLTGRRRPVGPLFGQALTHLFLWTLVVLVYYPVMQVVSASLDPRNNLFSFRKVESSWLLVRAKVLPALDQVSWANYAKLVDGVVIYPWQWGVLALALALLLAALGLAAAARRRGGEALKVWHGRALFGFAAALFVLVVFLSPDQFTGTGTESKFLLWVRNTLLVSGSSGLLAIALTATAGYAFARFDFPGRYPTLLTFIFIQMFPGFLALVAIYYLLSWLDLLNTFTGLLLAYSGGIISFGSWVYKGYVESLGRSLEEAAYIDGATRWQAFTRIVLPLSAPMFVFIFLLQFVGTYSEFIMANLVLTGVDKWTVGLGLYSFTTGQFSTKWGLFAAASVLGSLPILLIFYGFQQYFVSGYTAGAVKE; this comes from the coding sequence CTGGGCCTCGCCGAGCTGGGAGCCTACACCTGGGGTCTCGGCATCGAGCTGGCCGGGCGGGTGCAGCCCAAACCCGCCTTTGGGGCGGTCTTCGTCCCCGGCGGCTGGCGCTACGTGCTGGCGGGTTACGCCGCGGCGGTCGTCTTCCTCTTCGTCTACAGCTGGGCCGTCATCAAAGTGGGCAACTACCTCACCGGCCGGCGGCGGCCGGTCGGGCCGCTCTTCGGTCAGGCGCTCACCCACCTCTTCCTCTGGACCCTGGTCGTCCTCGTCTACTATCCGGTGATGCAGGTGGTCAGCGCCTCGCTCGACCCCCGCAACAACCTCTTCAGCTTCCGCAAGGTGGAGAGCAGCTGGCTCTTGGTGCGGGCCAAGGTGCTGCCGGCACTCGATCAGGTCAGCTGGGCGAACTACGCCAAGCTGGTCGACGGGGTGGTGATCTACCCCTGGCAGTGGGGGGTGCTGGCGCTCGCGCTGGCCCTCTTGCTGGCGGCGCTGGGGCTCGCCGCGGCGGCCCGGCGGCGCGGCGGCGAGGCGCTCAAAGTGTGGCACGGCCGCGCACTCTTCGGCTTCGCGGCGGCGCTCTTCGTGCTCGTCGTCTTCCTCAGCCCCGACCAGTTCACCGGCACCGGCACCGAGAGCAAGTTCCTGCTCTGGGTGCGCAACACCCTGCTGGTCTCGGGCTCGAGCGGCCTTCTGGCCATCGCCCTGACGGCCACGGCCGGTTACGCCTTTGCCCGCTTCGACTTCCCGGGGCGCTACCCGACGCTGCTCACCTTCATCTTCATCCAGATGTTCCCCGGCTTCCTGGCGCTGGTGGCCATCTACTACCTGCTCAGCTGGCTCGACCTGCTGAACACCTTCACCGGCCTCTTGCTCGCCTATTCGGGCGGGATCATCAGCTTTGGAAGCTGGGTCTACAAGGGCTACGTCGAAAGCCTGGGGCGCAGCCTGGAGGAGGCGGCCTACATCGACGGCGCCACCCGCTGGCAGGCCTTCACCCGCATCGTGCTGCCGCTTTCGGCGCCGATGTTCGTCTTCATCTTCCTGCTCCAGTTCGTGGGCACCTACTCCGAGTTCATTATGGCCAACCTGGTGCTCACCGGCGTGGACAAGTGGACGGTGGGCCTGGGGCTCTACAGCTTCACCACCGGCCAGTTCTCGACCAAGTGGGGGCTGTTCGCCGCCGCCAGCGTGCTCGGCTCGCTGCCCATCCTGCTCATCTTTTACGGCTTCCAGCAGTACTTTGTCTCCGGTTACACCGCCGGCGCGGTCAAGGAATGA